The following coding sequences lie in one Arthrobacter sp. SLBN-122 genomic window:
- a CDS encoding DUF4389 domain-containing protein yields the protein MKKPAAIIMLVLGILITIPGLAALAGGAVASAVGSIQGDGFLTSGTSRFSVNSFALTSPRADAIGEDVPGRLPFDIGTLRLRVNSVSPDKPVFIGIGPQADVEQYLSGVHHSELLNIRQRPFRAEYRDVPGGNPASPPADQRFWTASVSGPGEQELTWNITPGTWEVVVMNADASSGIDVQAQAGFRSDLIRPAATGLLVGGLIALVIGIPLIIFGAMGLGRHAARPTGGPSAGGPGMAGPGMAGPGMPAPAMSGPGVAGPGQVPGAQVPAGQVSGGQVSGGQGPAPAPWGQPGAQAAPAAPGALPPQPFTPAEDRRSYPARLFGAIDPGLSRWMWLVKWFLAIPHFILLFFLWFAFVITTIVAGFAILFTGRYPRALFDFNVGVMRWNWRVAFYAYAAVGTDLYPPFTLKRTNYPADFEVDYPERLSRGLVLVKWWLLAIPHLLVVAAFTNTAWRWRADNNYFGTTYEQSAGPSLLGLLVLIAAVILLFTGRYQRPLFDFILGVDRWIYRVLVYTALMRDEYPPFRLDQGPLEPEWPEAVAPAAAAPQAPPSAGEPPAGAR from the coding sequence ATGAAGAAGCCCGCCGCCATCATCATGCTGGTCCTCGGGATCCTGATCACCATTCCGGGGCTGGCTGCGCTGGCGGGAGGAGCCGTGGCGTCGGCGGTGGGATCCATCCAGGGGGACGGCTTCCTGACCTCCGGCACATCGCGTTTTTCCGTCAATTCCTTTGCCCTTACCTCTCCACGGGCCGATGCCATTGGCGAGGATGTTCCCGGCAGGCTTCCCTTCGACATCGGCACCCTGCGCCTGCGGGTTAATTCAGTGAGCCCCGACAAACCGGTGTTCATCGGCATCGGCCCGCAGGCCGACGTCGAACAGTACCTGTCAGGTGTGCACCACTCGGAGCTGCTCAACATCCGCCAGCGGCCCTTCCGCGCCGAATACCGCGACGTTCCGGGTGGAAACCCCGCATCACCACCAGCTGACCAGCGCTTTTGGACCGCATCCGTGTCAGGCCCCGGGGAGCAGGAGCTCACCTGGAACATCACCCCGGGCACATGGGAAGTAGTAGTGATGAATGCCGATGCCTCCTCCGGCATCGACGTCCAGGCGCAGGCCGGCTTCCGTTCGGACCTGATCCGGCCGGCAGCCACCGGCCTGCTGGTGGGCGGGCTCATCGCCCTGGTGATCGGTATTCCCCTCATCATCTTCGGCGCTATGGGACTGGGCAGGCATGCCGCGCGGCCGACCGGCGGGCCATCAGCCGGAGGACCAGGGATGGCAGGGCCCGGAATGGCAGGGCCGGGGATGCCGGCGCCGGCGATGTCAGGACCGGGGGTGGCCGGGCCAGGCCAAGTGCCGGGGGCCCAGGTGCCGGCTGGGCAAGTATCAGGAGGGCAAGTATCAGGAGGACAGGGACCAGCACCGGCGCCGTGGGGCCAACCAGGGGCGCAGGCCGCACCGGCAGCACCGGGGGCGCTCCCGCCGCAACCGTTCACCCCGGCCGAAGACCGCCGCAGCTACCCAGCACGGCTGTTCGGCGCCATCGATCCCGGCCTGTCCCGGTGGATGTGGCTGGTCAAGTGGTTCCTGGCTATCCCGCATTTCATCCTTCTCTTCTTCCTCTGGTTCGCGTTTGTCATCACCACCATCGTGGCGGGCTTCGCCATCCTGTTCACCGGCCGGTATCCGAGAGCCCTGTTCGACTTCAATGTCGGCGTCATGCGGTGGAACTGGCGGGTGGCCTTCTACGCCTACGCCGCCGTTGGCACTGACCTCTACCCGCCGTTCACCCTCAAGCGCACCAATTACCCGGCTGACTTCGAGGTGGACTACCCGGAGCGGTTGTCCCGGGGCCTGGTCCTGGTGAAATGGTGGCTCCTGGCGATCCCGCACCTGCTCGTAGTGGCCGCGTTCACCAACACTGCCTGGCGGTGGCGCGCAGACAACAACTACTTTGGAACAACCTATGAACAGAGTGCGGGCCCGTCCCTGCTGGGGCTGCTGGTCCTGATCGCGGCAGTGATCCTGCTGTTCACCGGCCGCTACCAGCGCCCGCTGTTTGATTTCATCCTTGGCGTTGACCGCTGGATCTACCGGGTCCTGGTGTACACCGCGCTGATGCGGGACGAATATCCACCGTTCCGGCTTGACCAGGGGCCCCTCGAACCTGAGTGGCCCGAAGCGGTGGCTCCCGCCGCGGCAGCACCCCAGGCCCCGCCGTCCGCCGGTGAACCGCCCGCCGGCGCGCGGTGA
- a CDS encoding HAD-IC family P-type ATPase, whose translation MAKTRPSRGGEVRPRRPEPATRRRPENAPDPAHHGLPVHEVVLLLETDAARGLGQEEVARRRAQFGPNELPRSKGGGIARKLGRQFNNPLVYVLLAAAAVTVFLGEFLDAGVILAVVLVNTAIGFIQEVRADAALDALHSLVRTHAAVTRSGERRQVPSEDLVPGDLVLLEAGDKVPADLRLVRLSALRVDESALTGESDPVSKDEVILPQVTPVADRRNMLYSGTLVTAGTGAGIVVAIGGETELGEIHRLMGAVRPVATPLTLKLARFSSTLTIAILALAAVAFLAGLAHGEPPGQMFTAAVALAVGAIPEGLPAAVTVTLAIGVRRMARRRAVVRRLPVVETLGSTTVICSDKTGTFTENQMTVRALWTPSGTYDVTGSGYGPAGGITPSASRHPGGTDQHVTAAPEHPADGDAALQWSLLGGAACNDAKVHREGSTWQVRGDPTEAAMLVAAGKGGMDVAGFLAANPRQQELPFTSERQFMATLHGSTLPEGGGLVLVKGAVERILDLCSHEMDTHGANRPVRRHAALNAAHALADSGLRVLATAMMRLPAESRPLAGIELRGRMTLTGLQAMHDPPREAAAASVKACQRAGVAVKMITGDHVRTAVTVAAAVGLAADRDTGTALTGMELDAIPADQFAGAVERATVFARVSPEQKLRLIGALQSRGHVAAMTGDGVNDAPALRQANVGIAMGRTGTEVAKEASDIVLTDDDFATIEAAVEEGRNVFDNLTKFIVWTLPTNMAEGLVILVAILLGATLPILPTQILWINMTTAVALGLMLAFEPKEPGLMSRPPRPPGRPLLTWALTVRILLVSALLVAGAWWLFEHELAVGASVAQARTSAVNLFVAVEVAYLFSCRSLTRPAWRISPFSNRWLLVGVAVQAAGQAALTYAPLMNGLFHTAPISGEAWLRILGLALLASLAVAVDKRLRRRGF comes from the coding sequence ATGGCGAAGACCAGGCCCTCCCGGGGCGGGGAAGTGCGTCCCCGGCGGCCGGAACCCGCCACGCGGCGCCGGCCGGAGAATGCCCCTGATCCGGCACACCATGGACTCCCCGTCCATGAAGTGGTCCTGCTGCTGGAAACGGATGCAGCACGGGGCCTGGGCCAGGAAGAGGTAGCGCGCCGGCGCGCCCAGTTCGGCCCGAACGAGCTTCCCCGGTCCAAGGGCGGGGGCATTGCCCGCAAGCTGGGACGGCAATTCAACAACCCGCTGGTCTATGTCCTGCTGGCCGCGGCCGCCGTGACCGTGTTCCTTGGCGAATTCCTGGACGCGGGCGTCATCCTCGCGGTGGTCCTGGTCAACACGGCGATCGGCTTCATCCAGGAAGTCCGGGCAGACGCGGCCCTGGACGCACTGCATTCGCTGGTCCGCACACATGCCGCGGTCACGCGCAGCGGCGAACGGCGGCAGGTTCCCTCCGAGGACCTGGTCCCCGGGGACCTTGTGCTGCTGGAGGCAGGCGACAAGGTGCCGGCTGACCTGCGCCTGGTGCGGCTGTCCGCCTTGCGCGTGGACGAATCCGCGCTCACGGGGGAATCGGACCCCGTGTCCAAGGACGAGGTAATACTGCCGCAGGTCACGCCGGTGGCAGACCGGAGGAACATGCTGTACAGCGGTACCCTGGTGACCGCAGGCACCGGAGCGGGCATCGTCGTCGCCATCGGCGGCGAAACCGAACTTGGCGAAATCCACCGCCTTATGGGGGCGGTCCGGCCGGTGGCCACGCCGCTGACCCTGAAACTGGCACGCTTCAGCTCGACCCTCACCATAGCCATCCTTGCCCTCGCCGCCGTGGCCTTCCTCGCCGGCCTCGCACATGGTGAGCCGCCGGGGCAAATGTTTACTGCCGCCGTCGCGCTGGCCGTCGGAGCCATTCCGGAAGGCCTCCCCGCCGCCGTCACGGTGACGCTTGCCATTGGCGTCCGCCGCATGGCGCGCCGCCGGGCCGTGGTCCGCCGGCTGCCGGTGGTGGAAACGCTGGGCAGCACCACGGTGATCTGTTCTGACAAGACGGGCACCTTCACTGAGAACCAGATGACAGTCCGGGCACTCTGGACGCCCTCGGGCACCTATGACGTGACTGGTTCAGGCTACGGACCTGCGGGAGGCATCACCCCGTCGGCATCCCGGCATCCCGGCGGCACCGACCAGCATGTGACGGCCGCGCCGGAGCATCCGGCGGACGGGGATGCAGCGCTGCAGTGGTCCCTTCTGGGCGGTGCAGCATGCAACGACGCCAAGGTGCACAGGGAGGGATCCACCTGGCAGGTGCGGGGTGACCCCACCGAGGCCGCGATGCTGGTGGCGGCAGGGAAAGGCGGGATGGACGTTGCCGGCTTCCTGGCCGCCAATCCGCGGCAGCAGGAACTGCCGTTCACGTCGGAGCGGCAGTTCATGGCCACCCTGCATGGTTCCACGCTCCCGGAAGGGGGCGGCCTGGTGTTGGTCAAAGGTGCTGTGGAACGGATCCTTGACCTCTGCTCCCATGAAATGGACACGCACGGCGCCAACAGACCCGTCCGCAGGCATGCCGCGCTCAATGCCGCGCACGCGCTCGCAGACAGCGGACTGCGGGTCCTGGCCACCGCCATGATGCGCCTTCCCGCCGAGAGCCGGCCTCTTGCCGGGATCGAATTGCGGGGCCGGATGACCTTGACGGGGCTCCAGGCCATGCACGATCCACCGCGGGAAGCGGCCGCAGCTTCCGTGAAGGCTTGCCAGCGCGCGGGCGTGGCGGTGAAGATGATCACCGGAGACCATGTGCGGACCGCGGTGACGGTGGCGGCAGCGGTGGGCCTGGCCGCCGACCGTGACACCGGGACGGCCCTGACAGGCATGGAGCTGGACGCCATTCCGGCAGATCAGTTTGCCGGCGCGGTGGAGCGGGCAACAGTTTTCGCCCGGGTTTCGCCGGAACAGAAACTCCGCCTTATCGGGGCCCTCCAGTCCCGTGGACACGTGGCCGCCATGACGGGGGACGGCGTCAACGACGCCCCTGCCCTTCGGCAGGCGAATGTGGGCATCGCCATGGGGCGGACCGGAACGGAAGTGGCCAAGGAGGCATCGGACATCGTCCTGACCGATGATGACTTTGCCACCATTGAGGCCGCGGTTGAAGAGGGCCGGAACGTCTTCGACAACCTGACCAAATTCATCGTGTGGACGCTGCCCACCAACATGGCCGAGGGGCTGGTAATCCTCGTGGCCATCCTGCTGGGGGCAACGCTGCCCATCCTGCCCACCCAGATCCTGTGGATCAACATGACCACCGCCGTGGCCCTTGGACTGATGCTCGCCTTTGAGCCGAAGGAACCGGGGTTGATGTCCCGTCCGCCCCGGCCGCCGGGCCGGCCCCTCCTGACGTGGGCCCTGACCGTGCGGATCCTCCTCGTTTCGGCGCTGCTGGTCGCAGGAGCCTGGTGGCTGTTCGAACACGAACTGGCCGTTGGCGCATCCGTTGCCCAGGCCCGCACGTCCGCCGTCAACCTTTTCGTGGCCGTGGAAGTCGCTTACCTCTTCAGCTGCCGGTCCCTGACCCGGCCGGCCTGGCGGATCAGCCCGTTCAGCAACCGCTGGCTCCTTGTCGGCGTCGCGGTCCAGGCCGCCGGCCAAGCAGCCCTGACCTACGCACCGCTGATGAACGGTCTCTTCCACACCGCCCCTATCAGCGGGGAGGCCTGGCTGCGGATCCTTGGCCTCGCCCTGCTTGCCTCCCTGGCCGTCGCCGTGGACAAACGTCTGAGGCGCCGTGGTTTCTAG
- a CDS encoding universal stress protein, whose product MSIAGAPIARIVVGVDGSEPSLEALRQAQRFATPLGAKVQAIACWEYPQVYSGYVMMGIEGFEEGAKKILDEAMEQAFGAELPANATASLVRGHPREVLIDASRDADMIVVGRRGHGGFGGLLLGSVSSAVVAHAHCPVLVVHTPEGGAHAAEGS is encoded by the coding sequence ATGAGCATTGCCGGGGCACCAATTGCCAGGATCGTGGTAGGCGTCGACGGATCGGAGCCTTCCCTGGAGGCGCTCCGCCAGGCCCAGCGGTTTGCCACTCCCCTCGGCGCCAAGGTCCAGGCCATCGCCTGCTGGGAGTACCCGCAGGTGTACTCCGGCTACGTCATGATGGGCATTGAAGGCTTCGAGGAGGGCGCGAAGAAGATCCTGGACGAGGCAATGGAACAGGCCTTCGGTGCCGAACTGCCGGCCAATGCCACCGCAAGCCTTGTCAGGGGCCATCCCCGCGAGGTGCTGATCGACGCAAGCCGCGATGCCGACATGATCGTGGTGGGGCGCCGCGGGCACGGCGGATTCGGCGGACTGCTCCTGGGCTCCGTCAGCTCAGCCGTCGTGGCCCACGCCCACTGCCCCGTGCTGGTGGTCCACACTCCCGAGGGCGGGGCCCACGCCGCCGAGGGTTCCTGA
- a CDS encoding SHOCT domain-containing protein → MGLWGYVLMSISMVVVWGAIITGIVLLARSLRAPSLNAPQPPSPRKAEDVLAERFARGEIDVAEYQNRLAVLRGHPGS, encoded by the coding sequence ATGGGCCTTTGGGGCTATGTCCTGATGAGCATCAGCATGGTGGTGGTCTGGGGAGCAATCATCACCGGCATTGTCCTGCTGGCCCGTTCCCTGCGGGCGCCCTCCCTGAATGCACCCCAGCCCCCGTCGCCCCGAAAGGCAGAGGACGTACTGGCCGAGCGCTTCGCGCGCGGCGAGATCGACGTCGCGGAATACCAGAACAGGCTGGCTGTCCTGCGCGGCCACCCGGGTAGCTGA
- a CDS encoding polysaccharide deacetylase family protein produces MALPLSEARRRTLAIALAAALVVLAIALALLLPALTAGPPSAAPSASPAPSSGLPSQSALPSPSSPTVPAVSPSGQQGPQETETPEAGQIPVEPPITVPPVPGPQPTQAPAEPTPPEEPAAPPQPAPFPDSLRGQDLTVIPGAGRVVALTFDAGANAAGLPSILSTLSAKGVAGTFFLTGNWAANNPQSVARIVAAGHRVANHSMTHPGFTGLGNEQITQQVRGAEQTILAAGADPRPLFRFPYGERDARTIAAVNSLGYVAVRWTVDTLGWKGTSGGASLQSVADRVQAGLQPGEIILMHIGSNPDDGTTLDADALPQVIDRIAAAGYGFATLDALLGH; encoded by the coding sequence ATGGCATTGCCGCTCAGTGAAGCACGACGGCGGACGCTCGCCATAGCGCTCGCCGCCGCCCTGGTGGTCCTTGCCATCGCCCTGGCCCTGTTGCTGCCGGCCCTCACGGCCGGTCCGCCGTCGGCTGCGCCGTCCGCCTCACCGGCGCCGTCTTCCGGACTTCCCAGCCAGTCCGCACTTCCCAGCCCGTCCAGCCCCACGGTCCCGGCCGTTTCGCCTTCCGGCCAGCAGGGCCCACAGGAAACGGAGACGCCTGAAGCCGGCCAGATACCGGTGGAGCCGCCCATCACGGTCCCTCCCGTTCCCGGACCGCAGCCCACGCAGGCTCCGGCCGAACCCACGCCGCCGGAGGAGCCCGCCGCTCCCCCGCAGCCGGCGCCGTTTCCGGACTCCCTCCGCGGCCAGGACCTGACCGTCATCCCCGGGGCGGGGCGTGTGGTTGCCCTCACGTTCGATGCCGGTGCCAACGCTGCGGGACTGCCCAGTATCCTGTCCACGCTCTCCGCCAAAGGCGTTGCCGGCACCTTTTTCCTGACCGGCAACTGGGCTGCCAACAATCCGCAGTCCGTGGCACGCATCGTGGCCGCCGGGCACCGGGTGGCGAACCATTCCATGACCCATCCCGGCTTTACCGGACTGGGCAACGAGCAGATCACCCAACAGGTGCGGGGCGCCGAGCAGACAATCCTCGCAGCAGGGGCTGATCCGAGGCCGCTGTTCCGCTTCCCCTACGGCGAACGGGACGCCCGAACCATCGCGGCGGTGAACTCGCTGGGCTACGTGGCAGTCAGGTGGACCGTTGACACTTTGGGCTGGAAAGGCACCAGTGGAGGTGCCAGCCTCCAGTCAGTGGCCGACCGCGTCCAAGCGGGGCTGCAGCCGGGCGAGATCATCCTCATGCACATCGGGTCCAACCCGGATGACGGCACCACCCTCGACGCCGACGCCCTCCCCCAGGTCATCGACCGCATTGCGGCCGCCGGGTACGGCTTCGCCACCCTCGACGCCCTGCTGGGGCACTGA